AACAAGCTCGCGAAGAGCCGCGCCGACATGGTCACCAAGCAGATCCTGAAGCTCGCGGGCAAGGATGCGAAGTCGATCAAGGATCGCATCTTCACGAACAGCTTCGGTGAGCAGTGCGTCGTGTCGCGCGATGGCGCGAGCGAGCCGGAGCCGCCGCCGGCGAACCGTGGCCGCGTGTCTGCCGACAACAAGCAGGCGCAGAGCCCGAACCGTCGGGTGGAAGTCTGGCAGCTATTGGACGGGCAGAACCCGCCTACCAGTTGCCGCCCGGCCGACGCAAAGGCTGGCCGCGTCTCGTTTGGTGAGCTCCGCTAACGGGTTCTGCCCGTCGAGGACGCGGAGGTGAATGAGGAAACGCCCCTGGGCTTCGCCCGGGGGCGTTTTTCATTCCTTCCGCGGAGGGGGACGCGGAGAGTCAGGCGGCGCTTCGCTTGCCTGACCGTGGAGGGAGTGGGGGGCCGTCGTAGTCGTTGACCACGCGGATGACGCCGTCGACCAGTCGCTGGCGGCCGAAGTCAATCAGTAGACCAAGGCGGTGGCCGGACAAGCGGAGGTACGTGAGCAGCTGGTTCTTGTGGAGAGGGGCAAAGCGGACGGCGCGTTTGATCTCGACGACGACGCACTCCTCGACCACGAGATCCATGCGACAGGCACGATGCAGCACGATGCCGCTGTCGCGCACGTCGATCTCCACCTGTCGTGCGACGTGCAGGCCGCGTTGTTCGAGACGGGCCATCAGCAGCGTCTCATAGCTCACCTCGCGCGCCGCCGTCCCCAGCTTGCGGTGCACCGCGATGGCTTCGCCGATAATCGTGCGGGTAATCTCATTCGCGTCATCCATGCCACCAGCCTATGGATCCGCATTACCGCACCGTCACCCCGCCGTAATCTTTCGCTACCCGCGGCGAACAAAGTGAGCTGCGCTCCGCGCCCGCTCCGCGAAAGCAACGAAAAACGCCCCAGGCGAAGTCCAGGGGCGTTCCTCAAAAGCCTCCGCGCCCTCGCGCTCGTCAGAGCGCCTTGAATTCGTCGAAGGGTTCGCGGCAGGCGTTGCAGGTATGAATCGCCTTGCACGCCGTACTCCCGAACTCACTCTGCAACCGCGTATCGCGCGAGCCGCACCGGGGACACGGGACGGGCTGACGTGCTCGGGTGAGCATCACGAGCCCCTGCGGCTCGGCCTTGCCCGGCGGCGCGATGCCATACTTCCGCAGCTTCTCGCGCGCCTCGGGGCCGATCCAGTCGGTTGTCCATGCCGGCGACAGGACCAGCTGCACATCCACCTGCGCGATACCACGGGCGTTGAGCGCCGTGCGAATGTCCGCCTCCATCTCCCTCATGGCGGGACAACCGCTGTACGTCGGCGTCATGGTAACCGTGACCGCCTCGCCGCTGATCACCACGTCGCGCACCACACCCAGCTCGACCACCGAGATCACGGGGACCTCGGGGTCTGGCACGGTCTGCAGCACCTCGAAAATCTCGTCGCGCGTCAGCATGGCGGCGCGTCCGACATGCTTACCACGAGGCGCCGGGATGCGCGCGCGCGACGCTCTGCATGGTGGCGAGCATGTGGCCGAGGTGCTCGGTGTGCAGGCCGCGACGACCGCCGCGGCGCGTGCCCTGCTCCGCCGGCAGCGTGAGCGTGGCGCGCTGGAGCGCATCCTTCACCATCGTCTCCCAGAGCGCGCGAATGGCGGCGTGATCCACCGCGATGAGCGCTTCGCCGGCCACGGCGTCGTTCACTTCGTCGTGATCGAACAGCTCACCGACATACCGCCACAGCTGATCAAGCGCGGCCTGCGCCCGCGCGTGGCTTTCCTCGGTGCCATCACCGAGGCGCACCACCCACTCGCTCGAGTGGCGGAGATGATACTTGTCTTCCTTGAGGCTCTTGGCGGCGATCGCGGCGAGCTGCGGATGTTCGCAGCGCGAGAGCGCGTCCCAGAGCAGCACGCTGTACGTGTCGAACAGGAACTGCCGCACCATGGTGAACGCAAAGTCGCCATTCGGCAGCTCGACCATGAGGCAGTTGCGGTACTGCACACCGTCGCGGAAGTACGCGAGCGCATCGGCATCGCGCCCCTGCCCTTCGAGCTCACCGGCGAGCTGCAGCAGCGACTGGGCGTGCCCGATGAGATCGAGCGCGATGTTGGACATCGCGATGTCTTCCTCGAGGATCGGCCCGTGCCCGCACCACTCGCTCATGCGGTGGCCGAGCACCAGACGATCGTCGCCCAAACGCAGCAGATACTCCACCAGCGGATCGGCGATGGGCGCGCGCCGCGGCGCGGCGACCTGAAAGTCGGGCTGCTTGTGGACGATACCCGCCTGGCCGCCCATGGGAGCCTGCTCGGCGGCCATCAGAAAATCCGCACGCCGCGCGGGGCGACGTAGAACTGCGGGTGGCGATACGCCTTGTCGTTGCCGGGGTCGAAGAACGGGCCCGCGTCGCTTGGCGCCGACGCGACGATCGCCGCACTCGGCACCACCCAGAGGTTCACGGCTTCGCCGCGGCGGGCATACACGTCGCGCGCGTTCTGCAGGGCGAGTTCGGCATCGGGTGCGTGCACACTGCCGGCGTGCTCGAACGGCTCGCCGTGACTGCCTTGCGTGAAGACTTCCCAGAGCGGATGCTGGTGGTCACTCATGAGTGGTGTCCTCAGGCGGCCGCAGTGGACGAACGCGCCTGCTGCTTCTCGGCGTAGGCGGCCGCGGCGGCACGCACCCAGGCGCCGTCTTCGTGCGCCTTGCGGCGCGCCTCGAGCCGCTCGCGATTGCAGGGGCCATTGCCCTTGAGCACGTCGTAGAACTCGCTCCAGTCGATCTCGCCGAACTCCCAGTCGCCCGTCTCCGGGTTGAGGCGGAGATCCGGATCGGGGAGCGTGAGGCCGATGGCGATCGCCTGCGGCACGGTGAGATTCACGAAACGCTGGCGCAGCTCATCGTTCGTCTTGCGCTTGACGCGCCACTTGAGGAGCTCGGCGCTGTTCGGCGAGTTCGTATCGCTGGGGCCGAACATCATGAGCGACGGCCACCAGAAGCGGTTCACGGCGTCCTGCACCATGGCCTTCTGCGCCGGCGTGCCCTTGGCGAGCACCGAGCAGATCTCGTAGCCCTGGCGCTTGTGGAAGTTCTCTTCCTTGCAGATGCGCACCATCGCGCGCGCATACGGGCCGTACGACGCCTTGGCGAGCACGGTCTGGTTCACGATGGCAGCGCCGTCGACGAGCCAGCCGATCACGCCCATGTCGGCCCACGACAGCGTGGGATAGTTGAAGATGCTCGAGTACTTCGCGCGCCCGTCGAGCAGCTGCTCGATGAGCTCCTGGCGATCGACGCCGAGCGTCTCGGTGCCGCAGTAGATGTAGAGGCCGTGGCCGCCCTCGTCCTGCACCTTGGCGATGAGCGACAGCTTGCGGCGCAGGCTTGGGGCGCGCGTGATCCAGTTGCCCTCGGGGAGCATGCCCACGATTTCCGAGTGGGCGTGCTGCGACATCATGCGCGTGAGCTGCTGGCGATAGCGGTCGGGCATCCAGTCCTTGGGCTCGATGCTTTCACCGGCGGCAATACGGGCTTCGAAGGCGGCCAGCTGGGCCGCGTCGTCGGCAGGAACGGTCGTCGTGGGAGACATGCGCAGACGGGTAGGTGGGAAACTGCTTCAGTAATGTAATTCCCGGACTATCTTCCGGGCCATGACACCCGCCACCAATTCCCCCTCCGAAACGGGTCCGGATGGCTACGTCCGGACCGACGTGTCCGCTGGTATCGGCCGCGTCGAGTTCTTTCACCCCAAGAGCAATTCGCTCCCCGGGGTCCTGTTACGCGACCTGGCCGCGACGATCACGCGCGTGAGCCAGGACCCGGCCGTGCGCGTGATCGTGCTGCAGAGTGGCGGCACGGGCCCATTCTGCGCCGGCGCCTCCTTTGACGAGCTGGCCGCGATTTCCGACCGGGACCAGGGGCAGCAGTTCTTCAGCGGCTTTGCGGGGGTGATCCTGGCGATGATCCGCGCCCCGCAGTTCGTGATCAGCCGGGTGCACGGCAAGGCGGCCGGCGGTGCGGTGGGACTGATCGCCGCCTCCGACTTCTCGTTTGCGGTGGAGAAGGCGTCGGCCAAGCTCAGTGAACTGGCCGTCGGCATCGGCCCGTTCGTGGTGGGCCCGGTGATCGAGAAGAAGATCGGACTGGCGAGCTTCAGCCAGATGGCGGTGGACGCCGACTGGCGCGACGCGGCCTGGTGCGAGCGCCGCGGGCTCTACGCGAAGGTCGTACCCGATGTCGCGGCGCTCGACGCGGCGGTGGACGCGCAGGCAGCCGTACTGGCCAAGGCCAACCCGGAGGCGATGGCGATGATGAAGCGCGTCTTCTGGGCGGGGACCGAATCGTGGGATGCGCTCCTCGCCGAGCGCGCGGCGATGAGCGGGACGCTGGTGCTGAGCGAGTTCACGCGGAACAGCATCGCCGCGTTCAAGGCGGGCGCGAAGTAGCACGCTACGGCGATGCCGCGAACTGGTTGTACCTGACATGCGGAGGGGCGGAGAGGCGAAGCAACGAAGAGAGTGCAAACCGATCTCCGTTGCTCAGCCCCTCCGCCCCTCCGCAGAGCAGGCACGATCGACGTACGGCGCGCCTAGAAGCGTACCGCCACCGAGAGCCCGCCGCCGCGGGGGGTGACGATGGGGACCAGCGCGGCGCGGGGCGTGCGCGGGGCGAGAATGGAGGCGCCCTGCTGCGATTTGTTCGCGGCCACCGTGGCGTCGATCAGGCCGATGATGGTCATGCCCACTGCCGCGCCCGCGCCGGCGGTGAAGTATTTGCGCTGCTGCGTCGTTTGCGTGTAGGGCGCGGGGACGCCGTTGGGATCGGTGTAGTTGATCGTTTCGGTCGTCGTCTGCTGCACCATCGCCATGCCGAGGCCGGCACCGCTGGCCACGAGCGTGAGCACCCCACGGATGGTGTGCCCGACATAGAACTGCCCGACGCCCGGGATCAGGCTGCGCGCGAACGCGCCCGCCGGGCTGTACACCGGGCGACGCAGCACTTCGATGGCGCGCCCGACTTCAACGCGATCGTCCACTGTGGGCGCGTTCACGCGATACTGCTCGAGATCGGTGAGCGCTGCGGCGCGGTCGCCACGCGCGGCGCGCGCGAGCCCGCGATTGAACCACCCTTCGGCCGACTTGGGGGCGTCGCGCACCACGTCGTCGAACGCCTTCTGCGCAGCGTCGTAGCGGCCGTCGTCGAAGAAGGAGAGCCCCAGCCGGAACTGCACCTGCACGTTCTCGGCGGTGCGCTGCCTGGCCTGCGGCACGAGCCGCTGCAGGCGATCGCGCACGTCGGCGGCTTCACGACCCGCCGGCGACAGGGTGAGATAGCGGCAGAGCTCTGTCACGGCGCGCGTGGAATCGTTGAGTTCTTCGAGGGCGCGCGCGAGGTCGTAGGCGATCCGTTCGTCGCCGGGATTGAGCTGGGCGGCACGCAGGAACGCATCGCGCGCGGCGGTCTGATCACCCACGAGCGAGGCTTCCTGCCCGGCGGTCGCCAAGCGACGCGCTTCGGCGTTGTCGCGACGCGCGGCGGGCGCCTGCCCCGGCGGGACCACGTCGCAGCCTGGCGCCGGTCCCACCGTCAGCGTGCGCTTGGGGGACAGCCGTGGCGGCCCTTGCTGGGCATCGAGGGCGCGCGCGCTGAGCGCGGACGCGCCCAGGAGCAGCACGCCGCACAGCAGGGCGCGCCGCGGTTCAGCGAACCGTAAGGACGGTCGAGGCACTGACTCCCTCCGAAGTGGCCGTGATGCGCACCGTGCCGGGCTTGAGCCCCAACACCTGTCCGGTGCTCGAGACGAACGCGATGGATTCATCGGCCGAGGTCCACGTGATGCTGCGCCCCGCCAGCGCGTTGCCGGAGGCGTCGCGCAGCGTGGCGGTGAGTTGCAGGCTGGTGTTCACACTCACCGACGGGCTCGCCGGTGAAATCGTGATGGACGCGATCGCTGGCGGCCCCACCGTCACGGTCACCGATCCGGCGACATCGTCCACGAGCGCGAGCACCACAGCGACTCCGTTCCCTGCCGCCGTCAGCACCCCCGTCGAGGACACGGTCACGACGCTCGGCGCACCGCTGACCCAGGTCACCGTGCGCCCGGTCAGGATGGCCCCGCTCGCCGAGCGCGCGACCGCCGTCAGCTGCTGGATGCCACCGGGCAAGAGCACGACGGGTGTTGGGGTGATGTCCACCCGCGCCACGGGAATCGGGATGACCGTGAACGTGGCGGTGCCGGACTTCCCTTCGCTGGTCGCCGTGATGCGCGCGGTGCCCGCCGACAACGCGGTCACGACACCGGTGGCGGAGACGCTCGCGACGGCGGGCGCGTCGCTCGCGTAGCTGACCGGTCGATCGGTGAGCAGATTGCCGAGCGCATCGGTGATCTGTGTGGTGAGCGGTTGCGTGGTGCCCACCACCAACGTGCCAGAGCCCGGCGTGAGAATGACGGCACTCGCGAGGCGCGCCAGCACGACAATGGTGGCGCTGCCGACACGGCCTTCGCTGGTCCCCGTGATCGTGACCGTGCCCGGCGCGACCCCGACGACCAACCCGGTGGAGGAGACGCTGGCCACGGCGACGTTGCTCGAGCCCCAGGTGAGCACACGACCGGTGAGCGCGTTGCCCGCCGCATCGCGCAACACGGCGGTGAGCTGGCGCTCGGTGCCGACACCAATGGTATCTCGCGTCGGCGTGACAGTCACGGAGTTCACGGCGGGAAGCGTCACCGTCACCGCCGACTGGGCACTGCGCCCTTCACTGGTCGCCGTGATCGTCGTGGCCCCGGGGGAGAGCGCGGTGATTGTACCCGTCTGACTGACGGTCGCGACGGCGGTGTTGCTGCTGCTCCACGCCACACTGCGCCCGGTGAGCGTCGCGCCATCGGCATCGACCGGTCGCGCCTGCAGCAGCGACGTCGTGCCGACCTGCATGCTCACCGACGCCGGTGAAAGCACGACCGCTGCGACCGGCTTGGCCGTGACCGTGATCGTAGCCGTGGCGCTCTTCCCGAAGGAGCTGGCGGCGATCCGCGCACTGCCCGGGCTCAACGTCGTGACCACACCGGAGCGCGAGACCGTCGCCACGGCCGTGTTGTTGCTCGACCAGGTGATGGGTTGGCCGGTGACGACCTGGCCGGCCGCATCCTTGAGCGTCGCGCTGAGCGGCACCGTCGCACCCGCGCTGACACTCGCGTTCTCAGGCGTGAGCGCGATGGACGCGACGGGAATGGGCGTGGTGGTGCTGTCCTGGGTGCAGGCGGCGAGTGTGGCGGCGAACAGGACGGAGAGGGACAGGCGGAAGCCTGAACCTCGGAAGCTGGAACTGCGGGAGCTGGGACCGCGGGATGTGCTACTCATGATCCAGCGGGTTCATGGTGATGGGGGCGGCGTCCACGGTGAGCGCGGGCGCGGTGGTGGCGAAGCGGAGCGTGAAGCTGCCGGTGCCGGTGAGGGTCAGCGTGTTGAACGTGGCGATCCCACCGCTCGCGGTGACGACGGCGTTGCTCAGCGTCCCACCGGTCCCGACTTGAATGGAGGCAGTCACCGGCAGCGTGGCGCTGGTGCCGGTGGTCACGAGGAGGCCGGCATTATCGCGGATCTCGATCACCGGCTGCGTGGTGAGCGGCGTGCCGCTGGTGCCACCAACCGGTTGCGTGGTGATCACCAGCGAGGCGGCGACCTGCGTCACCGTGAACGCGTTCGAGGTCGCGTCGGTGAGCGCGCCGCTCGAGAACGTCAGGGTATGACTGCCGTTGCCGTTGATCTGCAGATCGGGGAAGGTGGCGACGCCGTTCACTGCGTTCACGGTGGCCGTTCCGACGAGGGCGCCGGTGCCGGTGGCGATGGTGACCGTGACCGGCGCCGAGCTCGAGGTGACGCGATTGCCGCTCGCATCCCGGACCTCAACGACGGGTTGCGTGGTGAACGCCACGCCGCTGACCGCGCCCGCCGGTTGGGTGGTGATGGCGAGCTGCGTGGCGGGTCCGATCACGGTGAAGCTGCTCGAGTTCACCGACAATGCGGGAGACGCGGTGGTGAACTGCAGCGTATGCGCGCCACTGCCGGTGATGGCCAGCGTGCCAAATGTCGCGACCCCGTTGGTCGCGGTCGCCGTGAGCGTGCCACCCAACGTGCCACTGCCGGTGGCCTTGGCGGCCGTGACCACCAGTGAGGCCCCGCTGCCCGACGTGACCACGAGGCCGGCGTTGTCGAGGATTCGCACCACCGGCTGCGTGGTGAACGCGGTGCCGCTCACGGCGCCGGCTGGCTCTGTCTGCACGCTGAGCGCGGCCGCCACCTGCGTGACCGTGAAGCTGTTCGATACCGCGGTCGTCAGCGAGCCACTACTGAAGGTGATCACGTGCGCTCCGCTGCCATCGATGCGGAGGTTCGTGAAGGTGGCCACGCCGCCAACCGCATTGACCGTGGCGGTGCCGACCAGCGTGCCCGTGCCCGTCGTGATCGCGGCCGTGACCGGCGCCGTGCTCCCCGTGACCAGGGTGCCGGTGTTGTCGCGGATCTCCACCACGGGCTGCGTCCCGAGGGCCAGACCACTGACCGCACCCGCCGGCTGCGTCGTGATCGCCAGCTGATCTGCCGCGCCAGCCGCCACGGTGAAGCTGGTCGAGTTCACCGACAGGGCCGGTGACGCCGTCGTGAACTGCAGCGAGTGTGCGCCGCTGCCGGTAATCGCCAGCGTCGAGAAGGTGGCGACGCCGTTCGAGGCCGTGGCGGTGAGCGTGCCGCCCAGCGTGCCGGTCCCCGTGGCCTTGGCGGCGGTGACGACGAGCGACGCGCCGCTGCCGGTGGTGACCACCAGCCCGGCATTGTCGAGAATGCGCACGACCGGCTGCGTCGTGAACGCGCTACCGCTCACGGCCCCCGCCGGCTGCGTCTGCACGCTGAGCGATGCGGCGACCTGCGTGACGGTAAAGCTGGTGGACGCCGCGCTCGTGAGACTGCCGCTGGTAAAGGTGATCGTCTGCGCGCCGCTGCCATTCACGCGCAGGTTGGTGAAGGTGGCGATGCCGTTGACCGCGTTCACCGTCGCCGTCCCGACGAGCGTGCCGTTCCCGGTCGTGATGGCGGCCGTCACCGGAGCGGTGCTTCCGGTCACCACCGCCCCACCCGCGTCACGGACTTCGACGACCGGCTGCGTCGTGAGATTCACGCCGCTGACCGCCCCCCCGGGCTGCGTCGTGATCGCGAGCTGCGTCGCCGGCGGGGCGGTCACGGTGAAGCTCGCCGACGTCGCGCTCGTGAGCCCCGCACTGGTAAAGGTCAGTGTATGTGCGCCCGTCCCCGTGATGGCCAGGTTGGTGAACGTGGCGACGCCGTTCACGGCGTTCACGGTGGTCGTGCCACCGAGGGTCCCGGCACCGCTCGCGACGGTGGCCGTCACCGCGGCCGTGCTCGTGCTCACGTTGCCATCGGCGTCGCGCAGCTGCACCACGGGCTGCGTGGTGAAGGCCACGCCACTCACCGCGCCCGCCGGCTGCGTCGAGATGGCGACCTGTGTGGCGGTGCCAGCCAGCACCGTCAGGCTCGCCGAATTGACAGTGAGCGCCGGCGCGGTCGTGCTGAACGACAGCGTGTGCGCGCCACTGCCGGTGATCGCGAGATCGGTGAAGGTCGCGACGCCGTTCGACGCAGTGGCCGTCAGCGTACCACCCAACGTGCCGGTACCGGTCGCCTTCGCCGCCGTCACGACCAGCGAGGCCCCGCTCCCGGTAGTCACCACCAGGCCCGCGTTATCGAGAATGCGGATGACGGGCTGCGTCGTGAAGGGCGTGCTGCTCAACGCACCGGCAGGCTGTGTCTGCACGCTCAGCGACGCGGCCACCTGTGTCACGGTGAAGCTCGCCGACGCCGCGCTGGTGAGCCCGGCACTGCTGAACGTGATCGTCTGCGCGCCGCTGCCGTTCACCCGCAGGTTGGTGAACGTCGCGATGCCGTTCACGGCGTTCACCGTGGCGGTGCCCACGAGCGTCCCGTTGCCGCTGGTGATGGCGGCGGTCACCGCGGCGGTGCTGCCGGTGACCACCAACCCGCCGGCGTCACGCACTTCCACGACCGGCTGTGTGGTGAGGTTCACGCCGCTGACGGCGCCCGCCGGCTGCGTCGTGATGGCGAGCTGCGTTGCACTCGGCGCGGTCACCGTGAGGCTGTTCGAGGTCGCGCTGGTGAGCCCCGTGCTCGCAAACGTGAGCGTATGCGCGCCCGATCCGGTGAGCACCAGATTGCTGAAGGTGGCCACACCGTTAACCGCCGTGACGGTCGTTGTGCCGCTGAGCGTGCCCGTGCCGGTCGCCACAGACGCCGTCACCTGCGCGGTGCTCGTCGTGAGGTTACCGTCGGCGTCACGGATGGCCACCACCGGCTGCGTCGTGAAGGCCACGCCGCTCACCGCGCCGGCCGGCTGCGTGGTGATCGCGAGCTGGGTCGCGGCACCGGCCGCCACCGTGAAGCTGGCCGAGTTCACCGACAGCGCCGGCGTGGCGGTGGTGAATTGCAACGTATGCGCGCCGGTGCCGGTGATGGCGAGCGTACTGAAGGTCGCCACGCCGTTCACGGCCGTGGCGGTCAGCGTGCCGCCCAGTGTGCCGGTGCCCGTCTGCTTCGCGGCCGTGACCACCAGCGAGGCGCCGGTGCCGGTGGTGATCACCAGCCCGGCATTGTCGAGGATCCGCACGACCGGCTGCGTGCTGAACGCGGTGCCGCTGACGGCCCCGGCGGGCTGCGTCTGCACACTGAGCGAGGCGGCGACCTGCGTGACCGTGAAGCTCGCGGATACCGCGCTCGTGAGGCTCGCGCTGGTGAACGTGATCGTCTGCGCCCCACTGCCGTTGACGCGCAGGTTGGTGAACGTGGCGACGCCGTTCACCGCATTCACCGTCGCCGTGCCGACGAGTGTGCCGTTGCCGCTGGTGATCGCGGCGGTGACGGCCGCCGTACTGCCCGGCACGACCGCGCCGCCCGCGTCGCGCACTTCGACGACCGGCTGTGCGGTGAGATCGACACCACTCACCGCGCCCGACGGCTCCGTCGTGATCGCGAGCTGCGTGGCGACCGGCGCCGTGACGGTGAAGCTGTTCGAGGTAGCGCTGGTGAGCCCCGCACTCGCGAAGGTCAGCGTATGCGCGCCGGTGCCAGTGATGGCCAGGTTGGTGAAGGTCGCGACGCCGTTCACCGCGTTCACTGTCGTGGTGCCACTGAGCGTGCCGGTCCCCGTGGCGATGGTCGCCGTCACCGCCGCGGTACTGGTGCTGACGTTCCCGCCCGCGTCGCGCAGCTGCACGACGGGCTGCGTCGTGAACGCCACGCCGCTCACGGCGCCCGCGGGCTGCGTGCTGATGGCCACCTGCGTGGCGGCGCCGGCGGCCACGGTGAAGCTCGCCGAGTTCACGGTGAGGGCCGGCGTGGTGGTGCTGAAGGAGAGCGTGTGGGCGCCGGTCCCGGTGATCGCCAGGTTGGTGAAGGTGGCCACGCCATTCACCGCCGTCGCGGTGAGGGTGCCGCTCAGGGTGCCGGCGCCGGTTGCGCGCGCTGCCGTGACGACGAGCGAGGCGCCAGTGCCGGTGGTGACCACCAGCCCGGCGTTGTCGAGGATGCGCACGACGGGCTGCGTCGTGAACGCCGTGCCGCTCACGGCGCCGGCCGGCTGCGTCTGCATGCTCAGCGACGCGGCGACCTGCGTCACCGTGAAGCTCGCCGACGCCGCACTCGTGAGCCCGGTGCTGCTGAAGGTGATCGTCTGGGCGCCGCTGCCGTTGACGCGCAGATTCGTGAACGTCGCGACGCCGTTCACCGCGTTCACGGTGGCGGTTCCGACCAGTGTGCCGTTGCCGCTGGTAATCGCCGCGGTCACGGCGGCGGTGCTGCCACTGACCACGACGCCACCGGCATCCCGGATCTCCACGACCGGCTGCGTCGTGAGGTTGACACCGCTGACCGCGCCGGCGGGCTGTGTGGTGATCGCCAGCTGCGTCGGCGTCTGTGCGGCCACGGTGAAGCTCGTGGACGTGGCGCTCGTGAGGCCGGTTCCGGTGAACGTGAGCGTGAAGGCGCCCGTCCCGGTGAGCGCGAGGTTGGTGAACGTCGCCACACCGTTCACGGCGTTCACCGTGGTGGTGCCGCTGAGCGTGCCCGTGCCGGTCGCGATCGCCACCGTGACGGCGGCGGTGCTGGTGGTCAGGTTGCCATCGGCGTCGCGGATGGCGACGACGGGCTGCGTGGTGAAGGCGCTGCCACTCACCGCGCCCGCCGGCTGCGTGGTCACGGCGAGCTGCGTGGGCGCTCCCGCCGCGACGGTGAAGCTGGTGGACGTGACCGACAGCGCCGGCGCCGCCGTGCTGAATTGCAGGGTATGCGCACCGCTACCGGTGATGGCGAGGTTCGTGAACGTCGCCACACCGTTCACCGCCGTGGCCGTGAGCGTACCGCCGAGCGTGCCCGTGCCGGTGGCCTTGGCGGCCGTCACGACAAGCGACGCGCCGCTGCCCGTGGTCACGACCAGCCCCGCGTTGTCGAGGATGCGCACCACCGGCTGCGTGGTGAAGGCGGTACTGCTCACCGCGCCCGCCGGCTGCGTCTGCACGCTCAGCGAGGCCGCCACCTGCGTCACGGTGAAGCTGTTCGAGGCCGCGCTCGTGAGGCCGGCGCTCGTGAAGGTGATGGTCTGCGCACCACTGCCGTTGACACGCAGGTTGGTGAAGGTCGCGATGCCGTTGACCGCATTCACCGTGGCCGTACCGACCAGCGTGCCGTTGCCGCTGGTGATCGCCGCCGTCACCGCGACCGTACTGCCGGTGACGACCGCATTGTTGGCGTCGCGCACTTCCACGACCGGCTGCGTGGTGAGATTGACGCCGCTCACCGCGCCCGCCGGCTGCGTGGTCACCGCCAGCTGCGTGGCGACCGGCGCCGTGACGTTCACACTGTTGGACGTGGCGCTCGTGAGCCCCGCGCTCGCAAAGGTCAGCGTGTGCGCGCCAGTACCCGTGATGACCAGGTTGGCGAACGTCGCCACACCGTTCACCGCATTCACCGTCGTCGTCCCGCTGAGGACACCGGTGCCGCTGGCGATGCTCACCGTGACCGCCGCGGTACTCGTGGTGAGGTTGCCCCCCGCATCACGGAGCTGCACCACCGGCTGCGTGGTGAACGGCGACCCGCTCACCGCGCCGGCCGGCTGGGTGGTGATCGCCACCTGCGTGGGCGCCCCCGCCGCCACCGTGACGCTCGCCGAGTTCACGGTGAGCGCCGGCGTCGTCGTGCTGAACGACAGCGTGTGCGCTCCGGTGCCGGTGATGCTGAGATTCGTGAAGGTCGCAATACCGTTGACGGCCGTGGCGGTGAGCGTCCCGCCGAGCGTACCGGTGCCGCTGGCGCGCGCAGCCGTGACCACGAGCGACGCGCCGGTGCCGGACACCACGACCAGGCCGGCGTTGTCGAGGATGCGCACGATCGGCTGCGTCGTGAACGCCGTGCCGCTCACGGCCCCCGCCGGCTGCGCCTGCATGCTGAGCGAGACGGCCACCTGCGTCACGGTGAAGCTGTTCGCCACCGCGCTCGTGAGCCCCGCGCTCGCAAAGGTCAGCGTGTGCGCCCCGCTGCCGTTGATCCGGAGATTGGTGAACGTCGCCACGCCATTCACGGCATTGACCGTGGCCGTGCCCACCAGCGTACCGGTGCCGCTGGTGATGGAGGCGGTGACCGGCGCCGTGCTCCCGGTGACGGTGTTGCCGATGGCATCCCGAATGATGAC
The sequence above is drawn from the Gemmatimonadaceae bacterium genome and encodes:
- a CDS encoding Ig-like domain-containing protein, with the translated sequence MSSTSRGPSSRSSSFRGSGFRLSLSVLFAATLAACTQDSTTTPIPVASIALTPENASVSAGATVPLSATLKDAAGQVVTGQPITWSSNNTAVATVSRSGVVTTLSPGSARIAASSFGKSATATITVTAKPVAAVVLSPASVSMQVGTTSLLQARPVDADGATLTGRSVAWSSSNTAVATVSQTGTITALSPGATTITATSEGRSAQSAVTVTLPAVNSVTVTPTRDTIGVGTERQLTAVLRDAAGNALTGRVLTWGSSNVAVASVSSTGLVVGVAPGTVTITGTSEGRVGSATIVVLARLASAVILTPGSGTLVVGTTQPLTTQITDALGNLLTDRPVSYASDAPAVASVSATGVVTALSAGTARITATSEGKSGTATFTVIPIPVARVDITPTPVVLLPGGIQQLTAVARSASGAILTGRTVTWVSGAPSVVTVSSTGVLTAAGNGVAVVLALVDDVAGSVTVTVGPPAIASITISPASPSVSVNTSLQLTATLRDASGNALAGRSITWTSADESIAFVSSTGQVLGLKPGTVRITATSEGVSASTVLTVR